The following are encoded in a window of Poecile atricapillus isolate bPoeAtr1 chromosome 3, bPoeAtr1.hap1, whole genome shotgun sequence genomic DNA:
- the PRR18 gene encoding proline-rich protein 18 — MGLQPRRAAGPCPPAGRSAALPGARSAPPWARSDEPEGTPGRPATLPPLLPAILPTPSASPAAARAQPKKPPPAASAPKKAAPRPSEEKAARKARGAPPERPGPLSSSWPCSSLQRPPPRRPPAERAARPQPTPPQPRGRPGAPGAGSRSCESLGGAPGEAAGRFSLSLPPEAIRVLQRRSLERQRGQPAPSPAGRAAPARRGDLRALLKVSLLNDRHRYDDEEYEEEEAGAAADEGLVRKCTEWLRGVESAAGRDHPDRLETLPHLGTL; from the coding sequence ATGGGGCTGCAGCCCCGGCGCGCCGCGGGGCCCTGCCCGCCCGCGGGGAGAAGCGCCGCCCTGCCCGGAGCGCGCTCCGCTCCTCCCTGGGCCCGCAGCGACGAGCCGGAGGGAACTCCCGGGCGCCCCGCCACGCTGCCGCCCCTCCTGCCGGCCATCCTGCCGACCCCCTCCGCTTCCCCCGCTGCCGCCCGGGCGCAGCCCAAGAAGCCGCCGCCGGCCGCCTCGGCCCCCAAGAAGGCAGCGCCTCGGCCCTCAGAGGAGAAGGCGGCGAGGAAGGCGCGGGGGGCGCCCCCGGAGCGGCCGGgccccctctccagctcctggccctgctcgtCCCTGCAGCGGCCGCCGCCGCGGAGACCGCCGGCCGAGCGGGCGGCGCGGCCCCAGCCCACCCCGCCGCAGCCGCGGGGCCGCCCGGGGGCGCCGGGGGCGGGCAGCCGCTCCTGCGAGAGCCTCGGCGGGGCGccgggggaggcggcggggcgCTTCTCGCTCAGCCTGCCCCCGGAGGCCATCCGGGTGCTGCAGCGCCGCAGCCTGGAGCGGCAGCGGGGGCAGCCCGCACCCTCCCCCGCCGGCAGAgccgccccggcccggcgcgGCGACCTGCGCGCTCTGCTGAAGGTTTCGCTGCTCAACGACCGGCACCGCTACGACGACGAGGAGtacgaggaggaggaggcgggggCCGCGGCGGACGAGGGGCTGGTGCGGAAATGCACCGAGTGGCTGCGCGGCGTGGAGAGCGCGGCCGGCCGCGACCACCCGGACCGGCTGGAGACGCTG